One Sus scrofa isolate TJ Tabasco breed Duroc chromosome 1, Sscrofa11.1, whole genome shotgun sequence DNA segment encodes these proteins:
- the IFN-DELTA-6 gene encoding interferon-delta-6 precursor (The RefSeq protein has 1 substitution compared to this genomic sequence) yields MAHIHLLLARVILSSTAAGTLGQFSGIHRLKNREIFMLLRQMKRISSQACLKDRTDFQFPWKGGKTTRTQTSQGTCYHPLMLQQIINLFNTETSRAAWNDTLLDQLLSRLDHGLERLEQMEDNNLACAYLGSVVWKYFQRIHRYLKKEECSSCAWEVVRVETEVCLSLMQQSSTKSQERKKAHL; encoded by the coding sequence ATGGCCCACATCCATTTGCTCCTGGCAAGAGTGATACTCTCCTCCACTGCTGCTGGCACTCTTGGCCAATTCTCTGGGATCCATAGGCTAAAGAATAGAGAAATCTTCATGCTTTTAAGACAGATGAAAAGGATCTCCTCTCAGGCATGCCTAAAGGACAGAACTGACTTCCAATTTCCTTGGAAAGGAGGCAAAACCACCAGAACACAGACATCTCAAGGCACCTGTTACCACCCTCTGATGCTCCAGCAAATCATCAACCTCTTCAACACAGAGACCAGCCGTGCTGCTTGGAACGACACCCTCCTCGATCAACTGCTCTCTCGCCTTGATCACGGCCTGGAACGACTAGAGCAGATGGAAGATAACAATCTGGCTTGTGCCTATTTGGGAAGTGTTGTctggaaatatttccaaagaatcCATCGCTATCTCAAAAAGGAGGAATGTAGTTCCTGTGCCTGGGAGGTTGTAAGAGTAGAAACTGAAGCGTGCCTTTCCCTTATGCAACAATCGTCAACGAAGagtcaagagagaaaaaaggcacACTTGTGA
- the IFN-ALPHA-17 gene encoding uncharacterized protein LOC100154938 precursor, producing MAPTSAFFTALVLLSCNAICSLGCDLPQTHSLAHTRALRLLAQMRRISPFSCLDHRRDFGFPQEALGGNQVQKAQAMALVHEMLQQTFQLFSTEGSAAAWDESLLHQFCTGLDQQLRDLEACVMQEVGLEGTPLLEEDSILAVRKYFHRLTLYLQEKSYSPCAWEIVRAEVMRAFSSSRNL from the coding sequence ATGGCCCCAACCTCAGCCTTCTTCACAGCCCTGGTGCTACTCAGCTGCAATGCCATCTGCTCTCTGGGCTGTGACCTGCCTCAGACCCATAGCCTGGCGCACACCAGGGCCCTGAGGCTCCTGGCACAAATGAGGAGAATCTCCCCCTTCTCCTGCCTGGACCACAGAAGGGACTTTGGATTCCCCCAAGAGGCCTTGGGGGGCAACCAGGTCCAGAAGGCTCAAGCCATGGCTCTGGTGCATGAGATGCTCCAGCAGACCTTCCAGCTCTTCAGCACAGAGGGCTCGGCTGCTGCCTGGGATGAGAGCCTCCTGCACCAGTTCTGCACTGGACTGGATCAGCAGCTCAGGGACCTGGAAGCCTGTGTCAtgcaggaggtggggctggaaggGACCCCCCTGCTGGAGGAGGACTCCATCCTGGCTGTGAGGAAATACTTCCACAGACTCACCCTCTATCTGCAAGAGAAGAGCTACAGCCCCTGTGCCTGGGAGATCGTCAGGGCAGAAGTCATGAgagccttctcttcctccagaaaCCTGTGA
- the IFN-ALPHA-10 gene encoding interferon-alpha-10 precursor (The RefSeq protein has 1 substitution compared to this genomic sequence), whose amino-acid sequence MAPTSAFFTALVLLSCNAICSLGCNLPQTHSLAHTRALRLLAQMRRISPFSCLDHRKDFGFPQEALGGNQVQKAQAMALVHEMLQQTFQLFSTEGSAAAWNESLLHQFCTGLDQQLRDLEACVMQEAGLEGTPLLEEDSILAVRKYFHRLTLYLQEKSYSPCAWEIVRAEVMRSFSSSRNL is encoded by the coding sequence ATGGCCCCAACCTCAGCCTTCCTCACGGCCCTGGTGCTGCTCAGCTGCAATGCCATCTGCTCTCTGGGCTGCAACCTGCCTCAGACCCACAGCCTGGCTCACACCAGGGCCCTGAGGCTCCTGGCACAAATGAGGAGaatctctcccttctcctgcctgGACCACAGAAAGGACTTTGGATTCCCCCAAGAGGCCTTGGGGGGCAACCAGGTCCAGAAGGCTCAAGCCATGGCTCTGGTGCATGAGATGCTCCAGCAGACCTTCCAGCTCTTCAGCACAGAGGGCTCGGCTGCTGCCTGGAATGAGAGCCTCCTGCACCAGTTCTGCACTGGACTGGATCAGCAGCTCAGGGACCTGGAAGCCTGTGTCATGCAGGAGGCGGGGCTGGAAGGGACCCCCCTGCTGGAGGAGGACTCCATCCTGGCTGTGAGGAAATACTTCCACAGACTCACCCTCTATCTGCAAGAGAAGAGCTACAGCCCCTGTGCCTGGGAGATCGTCAGGGCAGAAGTCATGagatccttctcttcctccagaaaCCTGTGA
- the IFN-OMEGA-4 gene encoding interferon omega 4 precursor: MAFVFSLLTALVVFSYGPGASLGCDLSQNHVHVSRKNLVLLHQMRRLSPSFCLKDRKDFGFPQEMVEGSQLQKTQAISVLHEMLQQTFLLFHTERSSAAWDSTLLDKLCSGLHQQLEDLDPCLVQEMEEQTFALGMAVKRYFEGIHLYLKEKKYSDCAWETVRVEIVRALSSTTNLQERLQIANVDLGSS, from the coding sequence ATGGCCTTTGTGTTCTCTCTACTGACGGCCCTGGTGGTGTTCAGCTATGGCCCTGGGGCATCTCTGGGCTGTGACCTGTCTCAGAACCACGTGCACGTCAGCAGGAAGAACCTGGTGCTTCTGCATCAGATGAGGAgactctccccttccttctgtcTGAAGGACAGAAAAGACTTCGGGTTCCCCCAGGAGATGGTGGAAGGCAGCCAGCTGCAGAAGACCCAGGCCATCTCTGTCCTCCACGAGATGCTCCAGCAGACCTTCCTCCTCTTCCACACGGAGCGCTCCTCTGCTGCCTGGGACTCCACCCTCCTGGACAAGCTCTGCTCTGGACTCCATCAGCAGCTGGAAGACCTGGACCCCTGCTTGGTGCAGGAGATGGAAGAGCAGACATTTGCCCTGGGAATGGCTGTGAAGAGGTACTTTGAGGGAATCCATCTCTacctgaaagagaagaaatacagcGACTGTGCCTGGGAGACTGTCAGAGTGGAAATCGTGAGAGCCTTGTCTTCAACTACTAACTTGCAAGAAAGGCTGCAAATTGCTAATGTAGACCTGGGGTCATCCTGA
- the IFN-OMEGA-7 gene encoding inferferon omega 7 precursor (The RefSeq protein has 3 substitutions compared to this genomic sequence) — MDFVFSLLTALVVFSYGPGTSLGCDLSQNHVHVGRKNLVLLHQMRRLSPSFCLKDRKDFGFPQEMVEGSQLQKTQAISVLHEMLQQTFLLLHTERSSAAWDSTLLDKLCSGLHQQLEDLDPCLVQEMEEQTFALGMAVKRYFEGIHLYLKEKIYSDCAWETVRVEITRPLSLSTYLQERLQIANVDLGSS, encoded by the coding sequence ATGGCCTTTGTGTTCTCTCTACTGACGGCCCTGGTGGTGTTCAGCTATGGCCCTGGGGCATCTCTGGGCTGTGACCTGTCTCAGAACCACGTGCATGTCGGCAGGAAGAACCTAGTGCTTCTACATCAGATGAGGAgactctccccttccttctgtcTGAAGGACAGAAAAGACTTCGGGTTCCCCCAGGAGATGGTGGAAGGCAGCCAGCTGCAGAAGACCCAGGCCATCTCTGTCCTCCATGAGATGCTCCAGCagaccttcctcctcctccacacgGAGCGCTCCTCTGCTGCCTGGGACTCCACCCTCCTGGACAAGCTCTGCTCTGGACTCCATCAGCAGCTGGAAGACCTGGACCCCTGCTTGGTGCAGGAGATGGAAGAGCAGACATCTGCCCTGGGAATGGCTGTGAAGAGGTACTTTGAGGGAATCCATCTTTACCTGAAAGAGAAGATATACAGCGACTGTGCCTGGGAGACTGTCAGAGTGGAAATCACAAGACCCTTGTCTTTATCCACCTACTTACAAGAAAGGCTGCAAATTGCTAATGTAGACCTGGGGTCATCCTGA